The genomic interval ATCGTGATTTCCAACGGTTTCGTCAAGGCAGAGCCGGTCGAACGCCTCTGCGAGGTTATAACAGCCTATAAGGTTGACCTCAAGGCGTTTTCGAAACAGTTCTACAAGGATGTGACCGGCGGAGACCGTGACAGCGTTCTCAGCACAATCAAGCTCCTGAAAAAACGGGGGATATGGATCGAGCTCGTTCATCTGACCATTCCGACCCTCAACGATAACGACAGGGATTTCAATGCAATGGCTGACTGGCTCATGAGTGAAATCGGCCCGGATGTCCCTGTGCATTTTACCCGTTTCCATCCCATGTATCTCCTTACGAATCTTCCGGTTACTCCGGTCTCGACCCTTGAACGGGCTCGTTCGATTCTCATGGGTAAAGGCATGAGGTTTGTGTATGTCGGCAATGTACCGGGGCATCCCGGCGAATCAACGTACTGCCCGAAATGCGGCAAAACCGTTATCGAGCGCGGCGGATATTCAATCGGATACATCAATATTAAGCAGGGCGCCTGTGGTTTCTGCGGAACTCCCATCCCCGGTGTCTGGGCATAGAAAGGCGGCGGTCTTTATGACAAGGCTGACAATAACAATGGTTTTTCTGACGGTTATAACGGCGGCTATTGCATGTGACGGGCATACTGAAAATACTCAGGAGGGAAAAAAGATGACGACGAATAACATAAATCCCCATGACATCCGGCCATCGGCGCTTGCCGGAACCTGGTATGAGGCGGAACCGAAAGAATTACAGGCAACGATATCCCATTATCTGGAAAATGCAAAGGTAAGCCAGGGCCTTGGCCGGATCGTCGGTATTATCGTCCCCCATGCCGGGTATCGGTATTCCGGTCCCGTTGCAGCCTACGCATACCGGCAGATCAAGGGCAAGTCGTATGATACCATAGTGGTCATCGCGCCGAATCACGCCGATCCGCGCCTGCGGTTCAGTTCGGTGTACACCCGTGGTGCGTACACAACTCCCCTTGGCCAGGTTCCTGTTGATACCGAAACCGCTCAGGCCATTGTCGATTTTTCCTCAACCGATGATGTTCAGGCTTCCGATCTCGGGCATCTGAGCGATTATGGGGGCAGGATGGAACATTCTGTTGAGATTCAGCTTCCGTTTCTGCAGACGGTTGTCGGCAGCTTCAAGCTTGTTCCCATTGTGATGGGGAATCATGACAGTGTATCGGCCACGGCGCTTGGAAAAGCGGTTGCTTCCGCTGTGAAGGGAAAAAACGCACTCATCGTTGCCTCGTCCGATCTCTCTCATTTTCATGATGGCGCCACAGCGAAAAAGCTCGATTCCGTGGTTCGCGGATATGTCGAATCATACAATCCCGATGGTTTGCTGAATGCCCTGTCATCGGGGAAATGCGAGGCGTGCGGCGGAGCGCCCATAGCCGCTGTCATGATGGCTTGCAGGGAGCTCGGGGCAACGCAGGCGACTGTGCTCTTTATGGCTGACTCCGGTGATGTTACCGGCGATAATTCGAGTGTTGTCGGATATATGTCCGCTGCCCTGACTGTTCCCGGCGATACCGGAGGAGAGGTCAAAGTCGGTGTTGACCTCGGATTGACCGAAAGCGAAAAGGACGTGCTGAGGGGTGTGGTAAAACAGACGCTCGACAGCGTTGTCAACGGCGGTCAGGTTCCGAGAAATCTCGACCGGAACGGTAAGCTTGGCGAACGGTGGGGAGCGTTTGTAACCCTGACGAAGGATGGCATGCTCCGTGGATGTATCGGGCATATAATCGGTACGCAGCCACTCATCGATACCGTCGCGGAAATGGCGAAAGCCGCCGCGCTCGAAGACCCAAGATTCCCGCCGGTGAAACCCGATGAACTTCCCCGCATCGAGTTCGAAATCAGTGTGCTGACTCCCATCAGAAAAATAACCGATATCAATGAAATCCAGGTAGGCCGGGACGGCATCATTATTTCCCGGGGATACAATCGCGGACTGCTCCTTCCCCAGGTGGCCACCGAGTACGGTTGGGACAGGAAGACATTCCTCGAACATACCTGTCTCAAGGCCGGTCTCCCCAAAGATGCGTGGAAGGAATCGGGGACTGTCATTGAGATGTTCAGTGCCGAGGTTTTTAAATGACGGCATACTTCCCTGGAGCGGTTGTCACGAGGTGTTGATTCCCGCGCCTTTATCCCTGACCATTTCTCCATGAACAGGAGGACGGAGCGAAAACATTGAATTATCGCAGTATTTTCTTCCCCCTCTCCTGTTTACGGGAGAGGGGACAGGGGTGATGATGAACAGGACTTATTGATATGACGACCGTATCAACAGCGCCCCCGCTGTCGTACAGTTCAGCACAGCGAGAAATACGAGGACGGCGGTCATACCAAGAATGGGAATCATGAGGGATGCGGTTACGAGCGCGCCGATGGATGAACCGGCGAGATCGACGCTGTAAATAATCCCCCTGCCCGGATATTTGCTGGTTCCTGATTTTCTAAACAGGGAATCGGCGACGGGAAACTGGAGACCGCCGATAAATCCCGCAAGTGCGGTGATGATATAGAACATGATCTCAGCCATGAGAGAAGATGCTGAAGAATCGGTATGAAACCGCAGAAGGATAATCCAGATGAGTGGTAATAATGCCATCACGCTCTGGATTATCACAAGATTCTTTTTCCCTGCCTGTCCATTCTCGACTTTTCGTGAGCCGATAAGTGCGCCGTAAGCCAGACCGGCCATGTATGAACCGGTCAGAAGCGCAATCCTGCCATAGAGAAAACCGAAAATTGACTGATATGCCATTATCGCAAGCACCTCGAGCGATATTTCGGTTAATCCCACCGAAGCGACCGTCGCCATGATCGAACGCCTGTAAGCGCCTTTCCCCGGAAAAAGGGCAGCTCCTGCCGCCGCTGCCAGTCCGAGTACCATCACTGCAAAAAGGATGCCACGGGTTTCCAGCGGCTCGACAGGGCGCATGATACGGGATCTTTCGAGCTTTCCCTGGATCGTGGTGAGGGTGAAATAGCCTGCGGGCCGGGCATCCGAATTAATGAAAGGGTCGGGGACACTGTCGAGCGTCTTGTTGAACGAATCCATACGTTCCCTCGAAAGGGTATACCGGAGAAAATAATCACGCACATAAGCCGTTTCGACCCCGAGAGCCTCACGGCGCTGTGCAAGGTTTTCCCATCCGAGATTATCGAGAAGTCCCGCTGAATTCGACGCGAGGAAACGGCAGGTTATACCGGGCAGGATCGTTACGGACGTAAAGGATGTACGAAGGGTTGCGCGCATCGATGCAAGCAGGCGGGCAAGGTCGTCCGGGACATAATTTTCGGCGCCGGGGAAAGAAAAACCGAGCACACCGTTTTCCGGGAGGCGGCTGGCCGTGAGCCTGAAAAACTCCCGTGTAAAGTACCGGTTGGTCAAGCCGGACAGCGGCGGCGGCATATTCATGATGATGACATCGAATGTGGTGTGGGTGCGTTCGAGAAATGCCCGACCATCCATGAATATCGTTTCAATCCGCGGATCGGTCCTCCAGTTTTCCCTGAGGTATATATCGGCCAGCTTGAAAAGGTACGGGTCCAGCTCCACGCATGTGACCTTGTCCACAGTGCCGTATTTGAGAACTTCATCTGCCAGGCCGCCGGGACCGCCGCCGAGAATAAGCACATGGCCGTGTTTCGGAGCTGCCAGCATGGGAATGTGCACGGTATATTCGGCGGTTTCCTCGTCGGGTGCGCTGAAAAGCACCGAGGCATCTGAATAGAAAGTTTTTATCTCTCCGCGCTCGGTGACTCTGAGCCGTCCGTATTTTGTATCGATTGACCGGAGGAGTTTTTGCCCGGTATACATGTAATCGGAGGCCCGCGAATTTTCCCATACCATGGCAATGAGAACTATCATTGGCAGAACCAGTCCGATGATACTGACAAACCGTCTGGTTCTCACCGACCATGCCACGGCACCGGCGCAGGCAACAGCCGGGCAGATCAGCGCAAGGAGGTGATTGGAGAAAATGACGACAAACATGATGCTTATAACCGCGCCGGCGACAGCCGACCCGAAAGCCTCGATTGTAAACGCTTTTCCGGCGAAGGGATTATTCTTCTGTTCGAGGGTCTGGACGCCGAGGGTGAACAGCATTCCTCCAATCACGTTGAACGGGAGGAACGCAAGGCCGAGCGCGATGACCTGGAGATCGAACGGTACAAGCTCTCCGGGTGTCAGGCGGGCGAGGAAGGGAATGTCGGCAATGACCGTAACGCCGAGATATCCCATGACCCCATACCAGGGAAGCAGAGAGTGAAAACGGCGTTCCGGCGAACCGGTTCGGGATGCAAACCGGCTCATGATTCCGCTTCCGACGGCTGTCCAGAAAAGCCAGAACAGGAGCGCCGTTCCGATGGTCAGTTCGCCTCCGCGGAATGTGGCGAGCACTTCACGGAGGAATGCCGCCTGCGCGATCATTGCCAGAACACCGAGCAGAAATACCGAGAATTCCATAAGTTCCCTTTAACGGTACTCCGTATGAAAAAAACTACAGGAAATACTTATGTGCAATGCAGGAAATAAACGTATCCAGCCATGTGTTGTCAATGTCTTACTGTCTGTTATGGTCGTGTCAGAAAATATGGGAAGCGATAGTTACGAACGTAAAACTGACGAGCCACGCCAGCGTTATCGTATATATCACCATGAGAATGACCCATTTCCATCCTCCCGCTTCCTTTTTAACGGTTGCGAGCACAGCGATGCAGGGCACATAGATGAGTATGAACAGCATGAGGCCATACGCTCTGACCGGATTGAGATTCGGGTCCTGACGAAGCGCATTTTTTATTGTAAACTCTTCCTGGTGGTGGTTTCCGTTTTCAATGGTGTAGATAGTGGCCAGCGACGATACTATAACTTCCTTGGCTGCGAATCCTGCGGTGAGCGCTACACCAATCCGCCAGTCGAGGCCGAGCGGCCTGAGAGCGGGTTCGATGAATTTACCGATTTTTCCCGCATAGGTGGAACTGACAGGAACAGTATTCGGGTTTCCCGGTTCAGATGCCCCAACAGGCCCGGTTGATCGCGGAAACGACATGAGAAACCAGACAAAAACCGATAGTAAAAGAATCAGGGTGCCGGCTTTGCGGATATACATGTATGCCCGCTCCCATATATGGAGCAGGACGCTCCTCAGGGTCGGTATACGGTAGGGGGGGAGCTCCATGACGAAAGGAATTGTGGAGCCCTGAAAAGAGGTCAGTATTCTCGCCATTACCAGCGAAATGGCAATTCCGATGATGTAGAGGGAAAAGATGACATTTCCCGCTGCTTTCGGCGGGAAAAAAGTACTTGCAATCAGGATATAAACAGGCAGCCGTGCCCCGCAGCTCATGAACGGCAGGATAAACATGGTGATGAGACGCTCACGTTTGCTTTCTATGATTCTCGTGGCCATGATTGCAGGAACCGTACAGCCGAATCCGATGAGCATGGGAAGGAACGATTTGCCATGAAGGCCGAAGAAATGCATAATCCTGTCCATGATGAATGCGGATCGCGCCATGTATCCGGTATCTTCGAAAATCGATATGAAAAAAAACAGAATGATAATGTTCGGAAGAAAAACGAGCACGCCCCCGACGCCTGCTATGACACCTTCAACGATAAGTGACTTTAAAAGACCATCGGACATCATTGAACTCACACCATGTCCGAGCCATTCGAAAAAATTGCTGATCCATGCTCCGGGTATCTCTCCCATGGTGAATGTCGTCTGGAACATGATCCACAGGAGCAGAAGAAAAATGGGAAATCCAACCCACCGGTGCGTGACGACCGAATCGATTTTTTCCGATATCGACCGGTGAACGCTGACCTTTTCTTTTAGGCATTCCGCTGCAGCGCCTGTTGCAAAACCATAACGACCCGCTGTAACGATGCTCTGAGTAGCCCTGCCTTCGAGATGTTCGAGCCTGTTGCGAACAGTGTCCACTTCGTGGAGGTTATCACGGTCTATGCCGCATTCTCCTTCTTCGGGGCAGAACGACATTTCGTACAGCAGAACATTGACCGCGGCCCACCGCTCGTTGAACGGCGTTTTTCCCTGAATGACTGCCTGAACATCGGTGATGGCATGTTCCATCTCGTGGCTGTAGCGGGGAGGATTGCCGACAGCGGGAATCTCGTTACGGGCAGCCTTGAGCGCTGTCGCCATGAGCTCGGTAATCCCTTTTCCCCTGTTTCCCACTGTCTTCACGCACGGAACACCAAGTATGGTCGAAAGCTGACCGGTATCGAGCGTGTTACCGGAAGCTTCGAGTTCATCGTACATATTGAGAGCGATTACGACCGGTTTCCCGATCTCGATAATCTGGGAGACAAGGTAGAGGTTTCTTTTAAGTCTCGTTGCATCGACGACGGCGATGATTGCCGAAACATGAGAGGAGAGTATTTCCTGCCGCGCGACCGATTCATCGGGAGAAAACGGTGTGAGACTGTATGTGCCGGGAAGATCGATAAAATTGACAAGCGCATCATCGACACGGACCATCCCCTCTTTTTTCTCTACAGTTACTCCGGGATAGTTGCCGACGTGCTGACGTGATCCGGTGATGAAATTGAAGATGCTTGTTTTACCGCTGTTGGGGTTCCCTGCCAAAGCGATGACGATACCTTTTTCGTCCATGGTCAGTTTCTCCGACGCTTTCTATAACGAGCATGCTTGCCTCGCTTCTCCGCAGGGCAAGGAGGGTATCGAGGACTTTTATCTGAACGGGATCGCCAAGCGGCGCTGACCGTACCATCTCAATCATTACACCTTCGATTATTCCCATGTCCATGATTCGCTGACGGATCGACTCAGGCGCTGTAATTTCGTATATATACCCCCGTTCTCCGGGGAGAAGATCATTAACTGTTTTTGCATTCGTTTCTGAAGTTTTTTTCCTGTGCATGAGTATTTCCTGTCATTGTTCTTTTGCATTGCTCAGAGAGCGGTCTATGTATTCGTTCATCTTTTCAACGGTGCCACTGCTTAAAACGTGTTCGATTTTACAGGCATCCGTCTGCGCCGTTTGTTTATCGACACCGAGAACATCGCGCAGAAAGGTAAAGATCAGACTGTGCCTGGAGGCTACTTTCGCGGCATGGAAGTTTCCCGATTCGGTCAGTTCGATATACTCGTATTTTTCATGCTCGATAAGTCCGCGGGCTTCAAGGTTTTTCAGCGCTCCGTTCACGCTCGGCATGGTTACCCCAAGCTTTTTTGCCACATCACGGACACGGACGGCACGTTTGGATTTGTACAGTTCAAAAATCGCTTCAAGATAGTCTTCCAGACTCGCGGAGAGTATCATGGCTCTTTCTCCTTATGAGCTTTCTTTCCGGTATAGTATCAAAAATGTTAGGAGTGCCTAACTATCGTAGTATAACAAAACATTTGTGAAAAATCAAGCTTGTTTTTTATGGGTATCTTCGGAGGGCGGTGAAAAAGATACTTTTTCACACACCCGCTAATGAAACGTGTTGTTTTGTTACTGTCAAAGGCATGTAAATTGTTACTACGTGCCGAACCGTGGCAGCCAATTTCCAGACATGTGGTGTTTCAGGGGATTTTCGAAAAGGTGTTTCTGGCGCTGCTGTTATTCCGCAGAATTGATTTTCCGCGGGGCGGCGGGAAGACGGACGGTAAAGGCGGTTCCTTCTCCTTCCTGGCTCTGGACTGAAATCGTCCCGCCGTGTTTTTCAACAATGGCTTTCGTAATCGACATTCCGAGACCGGTACCGGATGTGCTGAACTTTTTCGCATTCGAGGCGCGGAAAAAGTCGGTGAAGATTTTCGGCAGGGCGTCTTCCGGGATACCGATACCCGTGTCCGCGACAGTGAGAAAAACATCGCCGTTTTTTGCGGTGATTTTAATGGTTACCGACCCGTTTTCCCGTGTATACCGTATGGCATTCGACACAAGATTGGATACCATATGTTCGAGATGTTCGCGGCTTCCCAGAACAGGCGGGATATCGGGGTCAGCCTGTACG from bacterium carries:
- the feoB gene encoding ferrous iron transport protein B, which produces MDEKGIVIALAGNPNSGKTSIFNFITGSRQHVGNYPGVTVEKKEGMVRVDDALVNFIDLPGTYSLTPFSPDESVARQEILSSHVSAIIAVVDATRLKRNLYLVSQIIEIGKPVVIALNMYDELEASGNTLDTGQLSTILGVPCVKTVGNRGKGITELMATALKAARNEIPAVGNPPRYSHEMEHAITDVQAVIQGKTPFNERWAAVNVLLYEMSFCPEEGECGIDRDNLHEVDTVRNRLEHLEGRATQSIVTAGRYGFATGAAAECLKEKVSVHRSISEKIDSVVTHRWVGFPIFLLLLWIMFQTTFTMGEIPGAWISNFFEWLGHGVSSMMSDGLLKSLIVEGVIAGVGGVLVFLPNIIILFFFISIFEDTGYMARSAFIMDRIMHFFGLHGKSFLPMLIGFGCTVPAIMATRIIESKRERLITMFILPFMSCGARLPVYILIASTFFPPKAAGNVIFSLYIIGIAISLVMARILTSFQGSTIPFVMELPPYRIPTLRSVLLHIWERAYMYIRKAGTLILLLSVFVWFLMSFPRSTGPVGASEPGNPNTVPVSSTYAGKIGKFIEPALRPLGLDWRIGVALTAGFAAKEVIVSSLATIYTIENGNHHQEEFTIKNALRQDPNLNPVRAYGLMLFILIYVPCIAVLATVKKEAGGWKWVILMVIYTITLAWLVSFTFVTIASHIF
- a CDS encoding ferrous iron transport protein A yields the protein MHRKKTSETNAKTVNDLLPGERGYIYEITAPESIRQRIMDMGIIEGVMIEMVRSAPLGDPVQIKVLDTLLALRRSEASMLVIESVGETDHGRKRYRHRFGREPQQR
- a CDS encoding methyltransferase is translated as MEFSVFLLGVLAMIAQAAFLREVLATFRGGELTIGTALLFWLFWTAVGSGIMSRFASRTGSPERRFHSLLPWYGVMGYLGVTVIADIPFLARLTPGELVPFDLQVIALGLAFLPFNVIGGMLFTLGVQTLEQKNNPFAGKAFTIEAFGSAVAGAVISIMFVVIFSNHLLALICPAVACAGAVAWSVRTRRFVSIIGLVLPMIVLIAMVWENSRASDYMYTGQKLLRSIDTKYGRLRVTERGEIKTFYSDASVLFSAPDEETAEYTVHIPMLAAPKHGHVLILGGGPGGLADEVLKYGTVDKVTCVELDPYLFKLADIYLRENWRTDPRIETIFMDGRAFLERTHTTFDVIIMNMPPPLSGLTNRYFTREFFRLTASRLPENGVLGFSFPGAENYVPDDLARLLASMRATLRTSFTSVTILPGITCRFLASNSAGLLDNLGWENLAQRREALGVETAYVRDYFLRYTLSRERMDSFNKTLDSVPDPFINSDARPAGYFTLTTIQGKLERSRIMRPVEPLETRGILFAVMVLGLAAAAGAALFPGKGAYRRSIMATVASVGLTEISLEVLAIMAYQSIFGFLYGRIALLTGSYMAGLAYGALIGSRKVENGQAGKKNLVIIQSVMALLPLIWIILLRFHTDSSASSLMAEIMFYIITALAGFIGGLQFPVADSLFRKSGTSKYPGRGIIYSVDLAGSSIGALVTASLMIPILGMTAVLVFLAVLNCTTAGALLIRSSYQ
- a CDS encoding metal-dependent transcriptional regulator, translating into MILSASLEDYLEAIFELYKSKRAVRVRDVAKKLGVTMPSVNGALKNLEARGLIEHEKYEYIELTESGNFHAAKVASRHSLIFTFLRDVLGVDKQTAQTDACKIEHVLSSGTVEKMNEYIDRSLSNAKEQ
- the amrB gene encoding AmmeMemoRadiSam system protein B; amino-acid sequence: MTRLTITMVFLTVITAAIACDGHTENTQEGKKMTTNNINPHDIRPSALAGTWYEAEPKELQATISHYLENAKVSQGLGRIVGIIVPHAGYRYSGPVAAYAYRQIKGKSYDTIVVIAPNHADPRLRFSSVYTRGAYTTPLGQVPVDTETAQAIVDFSSTDDVQASDLGHLSDYGGRMEHSVEIQLPFLQTVVGSFKLVPIVMGNHDSVSATALGKAVASAVKGKNALIVASSDLSHFHDGATAKKLDSVVRGYVESYNPDGLLNALSSGKCEACGGAPIAAVMMACRELGATQATVLFMADSGDVTGDNSSVVGYMSAALTVPGDTGGEVKVGVDLGLTESEKDVLRGVVKQTLDSVVNGGQVPRNLDRNGKLGERWGAFVTLTKDGMLRGCIGHIIGTQPLIDTVAEMAKAAALEDPRFPPVKPDELPRIEFEISVLTPIRKITDINEIQVGRDGIIISRGYNRGLLLPQVATEYGWDRKTFLEHTCLKAGLPKDAWKESGTVIEMFSAEVFK